From one Salinibacterium hongtaonis genomic stretch:
- a CDS encoding SulP family inorganic anion transporter: MTTAPTVLAVLRSPRALTVEVLAGVVTTLALIPEVISFSVIAGVDPKVSLIASVVLAISMSFLGGRPAMITAAAGAVALVVAPLVKEHGVEYLLPAVVLAGLIQVLFGVTGLARIMRFIPRSVMIGFVNALGILIFVAQVPHLLGVPWLVYPLFALTVAIVLILPRFTTAVPAPLVAIVVATAITAVAHLNLPTVADQGAIGGGLPGITPLLVPLNLETLSIIWPTALSVAFVGLMETLLTAKLVDDITDTRSNKGRESWALGIANILAGFYGGIAGCAMIGQTVVNVKLGRARTRISTFVAGVFLLLLVTVLSGVMELIPMVALAAVMMIVAIRTVDWHSVRPSTLRRMPLSETLVMLTTVAIVVVTSNLAIGVAAGAVLAMVLFARRVAHVARVSRTEADGRVRYTVSGPLFFGSSNDLVEQFSYADDAAEVVIDFSAAQIWDASTVAVLDSVQTKYAEHGCTVTFTGLDERSTALHGRLSGFL; encoded by the coding sequence GTGACCACCGCACCCACCGTTCTCGCCGTACTCCGCAGCCCGCGGGCTCTCACCGTTGAGGTGCTCGCAGGAGTCGTCACGACTCTCGCGCTCATCCCCGAAGTCATTTCGTTCTCCGTGATCGCCGGAGTCGACCCCAAGGTGAGTCTCATCGCGTCGGTGGTTCTGGCGATCTCGATGTCATTTCTCGGCGGCAGACCCGCCATGATCACCGCGGCCGCCGGAGCAGTCGCACTGGTGGTCGCTCCCCTGGTCAAGGAGCACGGAGTCGAATACCTGCTCCCGGCCGTCGTGCTGGCTGGCCTCATCCAGGTGCTGTTTGGGGTGACAGGGCTCGCCCGCATCATGCGATTCATTCCCAGGTCGGTGATGATCGGATTCGTGAATGCGCTCGGCATCCTAATCTTTGTCGCCCAGGTTCCGCATCTGCTGGGTGTGCCCTGGCTCGTGTACCCGCTGTTCGCGCTCACCGTGGCAATCGTGCTCATTCTGCCGCGATTTACGACGGCGGTTCCCGCACCGCTCGTGGCGATCGTCGTGGCCACGGCGATCACCGCGGTCGCACATCTGAACCTGCCGACCGTTGCGGATCAGGGTGCGATCGGAGGCGGCCTTCCCGGCATCACTCCCCTTCTCGTGCCTCTCAACCTTGAAACGTTGAGCATCATCTGGCCGACCGCTCTGAGCGTGGCCTTCGTCGGTCTCATGGAGACCCTTCTCACGGCAAAGCTTGTCGACGACATCACTGACACCCGCTCGAATAAGGGTCGTGAGTCGTGGGCGCTCGGAATCGCCAACATTCTCGCGGGCTTCTACGGCGGCATCGCGGGATGCGCCATGATCGGCCAGACCGTGGTCAACGTCAAGCTGGGCCGGGCGAGAACGCGGATCTCTACGTTCGTGGCGGGAGTGTTTTTGCTTCTGCTCGTCACAGTGCTCAGCGGCGTGATGGAGCTCATCCCTATGGTCGCTCTGGCCGCCGTGATGATGATCGTGGCGATTCGTACCGTTGACTGGCACAGCGTGCGGCCGTCAACGTTGCGCAGGATGCCGCTCTCCGAGACGCTCGTCATGCTCACGACCGTGGCTATCGTTGTTGTGACGAGCAACCTCGCAATCGGCGTCGCCGCGGGGGCGGTGCTCGCGATGGTGCTTTTCGCCCGCCGTGTGGCGCATGTGGCACGAGTGAGCCGCACCGAGGCCGACGGCCGGGTGCGCTACACCGTCAGCGGCCCACTCTTCTTCGGCAGCAGCAATGACCTGGTCGAACAGTTTTCGTACGCAGACGATGCCGCAGAAGTCGTCATCGATTTCAGCGCAGCCCAGATTTGGGATGCCTCAACGGTCGCCGTGCTCGATTCGGTGCAGACCAAATATGCGGAGCATGGGTGCACGGTGACCTTCACCGGGCTCGACGAGCGAAGCACTGCGCTTCATGGGCGCCTCTCCGGATTTCTTTAG